Proteins co-encoded in one Planctomycetia bacterium genomic window:
- a CDS encoding HipA domain-containing protein has product MLIEECSPLLHDVLNDSRRAGRIVDSLIGIRFQPFLERTPSAYRRSQDYWMGCFPLARLEKVQQRPSPAIIPRTTKAPTLDLETSKLHTAALAMVGHSSLSGIQKKISVNHSADRATLQVAAAGGRYVLKPQTGTYPALPENEHVTTQLAKLVGIEVAPNGLVSLKDGTLAYIVRRFDRLPDGRKLRQEDFCQLAELPPKDKYGASTELCVKLVRKYTDEPPAELLKLYRLLLFGWWTGNGDAHLKNFSLLTGEDGITLLTPAYDLVCTRLVIPDDQLALPLQGKKDHLRRGVWQRFADYCGLPEKVALRVLDKQAKVLDDATVLIDRSFLPDDMKKSFKQLVGERTESIR; this is encoded by the coding sequence TTGCTCATTGAAGAATGCTCGCCGCTGCTTCACGACGTTTTGAATGATTCGCGCCGCGCGGGCCGTATCGTCGACAGTCTCATTGGTATTCGTTTTCAGCCGTTCTTAGAAAGGACACCGTCCGCTTACAGGCGTTCACAGGATTATTGGATGGGCTGCTTCCCCCTCGCCCGTTTGGAGAAGGTGCAGCAAAGGCCATCGCCAGCGATTATACCTAGAACAACCAAAGCGCCGACGCTTGACCTGGAGACGAGCAAGCTGCATACGGCGGCGCTGGCAATGGTCGGCCACTCGTCGCTCTCCGGCATTCAGAAGAAGATTTCGGTCAACCACTCGGCCGACCGGGCAACGCTCCAGGTTGCGGCCGCCGGCGGGCGCTATGTGCTCAAGCCGCAAACGGGAACCTACCCGGCCTTGCCTGAAAACGAGCATGTCACCACGCAACTGGCCAAGCTGGTAGGGATCGAGGTTGCGCCCAATGGCTTGGTGTCGCTTAAGGACGGCACGCTGGCCTACATCGTTCGTCGTTTCGACCGCTTACCCGATGGCCGGAAGCTGCGCCAGGAGGATTTCTGTCAACTAGCCGAATTGCCGCCAAAGGACAAGTACGGGGCGTCGACCGAGCTTTGCGTCAAGCTGGTCCGGAAGTACACCGACGAGCCGCCCGCCGAATTGCTGAAGCTCTACCGCCTGCTCCTGTTCGGTTGGTGGACCGGCAACGGCGACGCGCATCTGAAAAACTTTTCGCTACTCACTGGCGAGGACGGCATCACGCTGCTGACGCCCGCCTATGACTTGGTATGCACGCGGCTGGTGATCCCAGACGACCAGCTCGCGCTGCCCTTGCAGGGCAAGAAAGACCATCTCCGTCGAGGAGTGTGGCAGCGTTTCGCCGACTATTGTGGACTGCCCGAAAAGGTCGCACTGCGGGTGCTCGACAAGCAGGCCAAAGTACTGGACGACGCGACGGTCCTGATTGACCGCAGCTTCTTGCCGGACGACATGAAGAAGTCGTTCAAGCAACTTGTCGGCGAGCGCACCGAGAGCATCCGTTAG